The genomic window GAACGTCGATTCAGGGTGCTCCTCGATCATGTCCCTCTCGAAGGGGGTTCGCTCCTGGATGTGGGGTGCGGTCTGGGGGATCTCTATGGGTTTCTCAAGAGGGAGGGCGTCGCGTGCGACTACACCGGAGTGGACATCCTCCCTGCAATGGTGGAACAGGCGAGGACTTCCTGGCCGGAGGGGCGCTTCATGGTGGGGGATGTCTGTAGTGAGGATCTCTTTCCCCCGCACTCCTTCGACGTGGTGTATGCCTCGGGGATGTTCAACCTGAGGGTAGAGGACAACTATGCCTTCCTCGGGCGGGCCCTGGGGGTGTTCCGTTCCCTCGCCCGGCGGGCGGTGGTGTGTAGTATGCTATCGGTGAAGTCTCCGTTTCCGGAGCCCGAGTACTTCTACTACGAGGTGGATCGGGTGCGTCGGTTGGCGGAAGCAGGCCCGTGGCGGGTGGAGGTGATGGAGCACTACATGGACAACGATCTTACACTGGTGTGCCGAAAGGGGGGGCTGTGATAGAGGTGTATACCGACGGTGCGTGCAAGGGGAATCCCGGTCCGGGTGGATGGGCCTACGTGGTGGTGAGGGACGGTGAGGGTGAGGGGGCGTTCGGGGGTGAGAGGATGACGACCAACAACCGGATGGAGCTCCTTGCGGTGATCAAGGCCTTGGAGCGGGTGGATGCGGGGGGGAGGGTGCGGGTGTATACCGATTCGGAGTACGTACGGCGCGGGATCACCGAGTGGATCGACAGGTGGCTCGCGAACGGATGGAAGACGAGGGACAGGAGGGATGTGAAGAACCGCGACCTGTGGGAGCGGCTGTGGCGGCTCGCCGCGGAGGTGGAGCTCGAGTGGGTCTGGGTGCAGGGGCATGCGGGGGTGGGGTGGAACGAGGTGTGCGACCGGATGGCCCATCTGGCGGCGCTCAAGGCAGGAGGATGAAGCGGGGCGTGCGGTGCGGATGTCAGAGGGGGTGGGAGGTGCCATGCAGGTGGTGAGTTTCCTTCCCTGGGGATATGAGGGGATCGTGGTACGGGTGGAGGTGGATATCAGGAAGGGGATACCGGGGGTCGAGGTGGTGGGGTTCGCCGGAACGGCGGTGAAGGAGGCGCGGGAGAGGATCAGGGTGGCGCTCAAGAACAGTGGCTTCTCCTTTCCTCAGAAGCGCGTACTCATCAATCTCGCACCGGCGGGGTTACCCAAGAAGGGGGCCTGGTACGATCTGGCGATCGCGCTCGCCCTCCTCGCGGCTTCGGGGCAGGTGGAGGCCGCGGAGGGGGTGGTCCTGGTGATGGGCGAGTTGCGTCTTTCGGGCGAGGTCCTGCCGGTGGAAGGGGTACTGTCCAGCCTGATCGCGGCGAGGAGGGAGGGGGTGCGGGTGGCGGTTGTGCCGGCGGCGAACGTGGCCGAGGCCACGGTGGTGAAGGGGGTGCGGGTCTTCGGGGTGGGATCGCTGGAGGAGGCGGTGGAGGTGGTGGAGGCCGGGTTCCCGGAGGACCGGGAGGAGAAGGGGACGGGGGTCGGAGTCGAGGAGGAATGGGAGCACGATTTCTCCTCCTTCAAGGGACAGACCTATCTGCGTCGCGCCCTCGAGGTGGCGGCGGCCGGGGGACACCACGTCTTCCTCTTCGGGCCTCCCGGTTCGGGCAAGACCATGGGGGCCTACACCTTCCCCTCGATCCTCCCTCCCCTTTCGGAGGAGGAGCGCCTCGAGGTGCTCCAGGTCTACTCGCTCGCCGGTGAGCTCCAGAACGGCTCACGGAGGACCTACTCGAATCGGCGCCCCTTCCGAGCCCCCCACCACTCCGCCACGGTGGAGGGCATGGTGGGAGGGGGGAAGGAGGTACGTCCCGGAGAGATCTCGCTCGCTCATCAGGGTGTGCTCTTCATGGACGAGGCGCCGGAGTTTCGCGCCTCCATCCTCCAGAGTCTCCGAGAACCCATAGAGACGGGCCGCATCACCCTCTCCCGGGCCGGACACTCCTTCTGGTATCCTGCGCGTTTCCAGCTCATCCTCGCCGCCAACCCCTGCCCATGCGGCAACCTGGGGAGGGAGGGCGCGGTCTGCGCCTGCAGTGTGCAGGAGATAAAGCGCTACTGGCGGAAGATCGGGGCACCGCTCCTCGACCGCATCGACATCCGATTCCCCGTGAGCCCGGAGTCACCCGAGGTCCTCCTCTCCGATCGTCCTGAGCCGAGCGCTGCGGTGAGGGAGCGGGTGGAGCGCGCCTGGGCCATCCAGCGGGAGCGGTTCGCAGGGAGAGAGTATTCAAGGAACGCCTCGATGACTCCGGAGGAGGTGGAGACCCACTGCCGCCTGGGAGACGAGGAGCAACGCCTGCTCCTCAAGGCGGTGGAACAGCTCTCCCTCTCCTCCCGGGCCTGCGCCTCGATCCTCAAGCTCGCACGGACCATCGCCGATCTCGAGGGGTCCGAGCGTATCCAGAAGGATCATCTCCTCGAGGCGGTGCACTACAGACGATACGGCGACATGGACTTTTTCTGGTCGGAGCTCTGAGCGTACGCTTGGCAACCCCTCGTCCTTCCCGTTATATTGTAGGAGGACCACACACGAGGGAAGGCGGATGATGCGCACGTTCTGGACCCGTACACTCGTCGTGATCGGAGCTGTTGGGCTCTTCCTCTTTGCGCTCGGTCTGGGGCTGGGGGTGGGGCGTTCGATGGGGGGGCGGGATGCCTCTGGGCAGTCCGAGGCGGTGCTGCCGGAGATCCCCGTGGATACCGGGGCCGAGGCGCTCATCCCCGTGGCCGAGGGGGCGGGTCGATACAGCGAGGACGAACTCGAGAACATCCGCGTGTACGAGACGAGGAACCGCGGGGTGGTCAACATCACCACTGAGACCCTCGCCTACAACTGGTTCCTCGAGCCGGTTCCCCAGGAGGGGGTGACCGGGAGCGGGTCCATCATCGACGCGCGGGGCTACGTGCTCACGAATTACCACGTGGTCAAGGGTGCCTACAAGGTCTTCATCTCCCTTGCCGATGGGAGTCAGTACGAGGGTGAGGTGGTGGGGGTGGATCCAGAGAACGATCTTGCGGTCCTCAAGTTCGATCCTCGAGATAAGGACCTCGTGGTGATCCCTATGGGAAGCTCCTCAGACCTCAAGGTGGGCCAGAAGGTGCTCGCCATAGGAAACCCGTTCGGACTCGAACGTACCCTCACCGTGGGGGTGGTGTCGGCCCTGGGGAGGCCCGTCAGGACCGAGGACGGCCTCATCATACAGGACATGATCCAGACCGACACCTCCATCAATCCGGGCAACTCCGGGGGGCCTCTCCTCGACTCCCGCGGCTACATGATCGGGATCAATACCATGATCTATTCTCCCTCGGGTGGATCGGTGGGCGTGGGGTTCGCGGTGCCGGTGGACACGGCGAAGCGGGTGGTTCCTGAGCTCATCGCCCACGGGTACGTGGAGCGCGGGTGGATCGATATCGTCCCCGTGCAGCTCTTCCCTGCATTGGTGCGCTACGCCGATCTGTCCGTCTCGAGAGGGATTCTCGTCTCCAAGGTGGAACCGGGAAGCCCTGCGGCCGAGGCGGGTCTGAAGGGCGGTTCTCCGGACAAGGCCGTGCGCTACGGGCGGAGCATCATCTACCTGGGAGGGGATATCATCGTGGAGGTGGACGGCCGGGCGGTGGGGAGCCTCGCCGACCTCTACGCCGCGCTCGAGGACAACAAGCCGGGTGAGACGGTGGAGGTGAAGGTGGTACGCGATGGGAAGGTGGTGACGCTTTCCATCCCGCTCTCCAAACGACCTGAGCGTTTCAACTGGAACTAGGAGGCGGCATGAGCGGTTTCAGGGTGGAGGCCCCGTTCGGGCCAGCGGGTGATCAGGGGAAGGCGATCGCCCTCCTGTCGGAGGGGGTGAAGAAGGGCTACAGGTATCAGACACTCAAAGGAGTGACGGGGTCCGGGAAGACCTTCACCATGGCGAAGATCGTGGAGGAGGTGCAACTCCCCACCCTGGTGATCTCCCACAACAAGACCCTCGCCGCCCAGCTCTACCGTGAATTCAAGGAATTCTTCCCTCACAACGCCGTGGAGTACTTCGTCTCCTACTACGACTACTACCAGCCCGAGGCCTACGTGGCCTCCAAGGATCTCTACATCGAGAAGGACGCCTCTATTAACGAAGAGATCGACAGGCTCAGGCTCTCGGCCACCGCGAGTCTCATGGAACGGCCCGACGTCATCGTGGTGGCGACCGTTTCGTGCATCTACGGACTGGGAAATCCCGAGCACTTCAGGGAGATGCGCGTGAGGATCGATGTGGGGCAGCACCTCGATCTGGGGATGCTCAAGCAGCAGCTCGTGAGCCTCCAGTACGAGCGAAACGATGCGGTGCTCACGCGCGGCACCTTCAGGGTGCGGGGAGAGGTCGTGGACATCTACCCCGCCTATCTCGAGCATGTCTACAGGGTGGAACTCGACTGGGACGAAGTGGTCTCCATAAAGGTGGTCCATCCCCTCACCCTGGAGGTGCTCGACGAGAGGAAGAGCCTTTTCGTCTATCCGGCGAAGCACTTCGTCCTCCCCGAGGAGCAGATCCGTAGTGCCATCCAGGGCATCCGGGAGGAGCTTGAGGAACGTTACCGGGAGCTCCTCTCCCAGAACAAGCTCGTGGAGGCCCAGCGCCTCAAGGCACGGACCGAGTACGACCTCGAGATGCTCGAGGAGATGGGCTATTGCTCCGGGATAGAGAACTACTCGCGTCACCTTTCCGGCCGGAAGCCGGGGCAGCGTCCCGCGGTCTTGCTCGACTACTTCCCCGACAGGTTCCTCGTCTTCATCGACGAGTCGCACGTGACCCTACCCCAGCTCAAGGCCATGTACGAGGGCGACCGCTCGAGGAAGCTCTCCCTGGTGGAGTACGGCTTCAGGCTCCCTTCGGCTCTTGATAACAGGCCCCTCAGGTACGAGGAGTTCGAGGCGATCGTGCCACAGGTGATCTATGTGTCGGCCACCCCCGAGGAGGAGGAACTCTCCAAGTCATCCCAGGTGGTGGAGCAGATCATCCGTCCCACCGGGCTCCTGGACCCGGAGGTGGAGGTGCGACCCACTGAAGGGCAGATCGACGATCTGTATGCCGAGATCAGGAAGCGGGTCGAGAAGGGCCAGCGGGTGCTGGTGACCACCCTCACCAAGAAGATGGCCGAGGATCTCACCGACTACCTGCAGTCCCTGGGGCTCAGGGTGCGGTACCTCCATGCCGAGGTGGAGACCATAGAGCGGGTGGAGCTCCTGCGCGACCTGCGGGCAGGCGAGTTCGACGTACTGGTGGGGATCAACCTCCTCCGGGAGGGGCTCGATCTTCCTGAGGTGGCGCTGGTTGCGATCCTCGATGCCGACAAGATAGGGTTTCTGCGGTCGGCGACCTCGCTCATCCAGATCATGGGTCGGGCGGCGAGGAACGCCGAGGGCAAGGTCATCATGTACGCCGATCGGGTGACCGATGCGATGCGGGAGGCCATAGAGGAGACGAGGAGGCGTCGAACCATCCAGGAGGCCTACAACAGGGAACACGGCATCACCCCACAGACCATCCAGAAGTCGGTGCGCGACATCCTCGAGCGCAAGATGAAGGTCAAGGAAGAGGTGGAACGGAAGGAGATCGAAGTCTTGGTCCACGGATACAACATCCTCGTCCCCTCCGAGCGGAAGAAGCTCATCCAGCGCCTCGAGAAGGAGATGCTGGAGCGCGCCAAGAACCTGGAGTTCGAGATGGCCGCGGTGATCCGGGACGAGATCGCCCGCCTCAAGGAGATGGCATGAGAGGGCGGGTCTTCCTCTTGGCGTGTGCCGCGCTCATCCTCTTCTCGGGCTGCAGGGAGGACCGTGCCCTTCCGCTCGAGGTCCCGGCTTCTCCCCCTCTGAGCGAGGAGCTCCGCTGGGCCGTGGTGCAGGACGCCTATGCAAGGCTGTGGGACGCGCCTCCTCCGGGCGGTTCTGTGGTCGGTATCCTCAGGAGGGGGGACATGCTGGAGATCGTGGAAGAGGAAGGAGCGTGGTGCAGAGTGGTGAGGGGTACGGAGGAGGGCTGGGTGGGTGAAGGCCATCTCTTGCGCTACAGGATCAGACTCCAGGCCGAGACCGCTTCCCGTCGCCTCATCGAGCGCTTTTAACACTCTTTGATTCCCGTCTTACACGAATTTAACATTCGAGCAGGATCATAGTACCAGATATATTTCTGACAGGAGGAACGATATGAGACGTGTTCTGTCTTTGCTTGCAGGGATCGTCCTGGCCTCCGGTTTCGTGTGGGCGGGAGGTCAGGGAGAGTCGGGGGATCTCTCCGGCACCATACGTATTGCAGGGAGCAGCACGGTCTATCCCATCACCGTGGCGATGGCCGAGGAGTTCAACCGGATCCAGCCCGGCGTCCAGATCGCGGTGCAGTCCACCGGGACCGGAGGAGGGTTCACGAACTTCTTCATCCCGGGGAAGACCGAGATCAACGATGCGAGCCGCCCCATCAAGGAGAGCGAGCTCGAACAGGTGCGGGCGCAGGGTGACGACGCCCTTGAGTTCCAGGTGGCGATCGATGCGGTGACCGTGGTGGTCAACCCACATGCCGACTGGGTCGACGATGTCACCATCGAGCAGCTCCGGCACATCTGGCGGCCCGATGATCCTGCCCAAAAGTGGAGCGACGTGGATCCCTCGTGGCCGGATGAGCCCTTCGAGCTCTATGGTCCCACGAGTGCCTCGGGCACCTTCGACTTCTTCACCGAGAAGGTGATGGGGGAGGAGGACCTCTCCCGGAGCGACTACCAGGGCACCGAGGAGGACAACACCATCGTCCAGGCGGTCTCCGGCTCGAAGTACGCCCTCGGGTACTTCGGTATGGCCTACTACCTGGAGAACACGAACAGGGTGAAGGCCCTCAAGGTGAACGGTGTGGCCCCTTCTCTCGAGACGGCCCGTACGTATGAGTATCCGCTCTCGAGACCCATCTTCATCTATGTGAGGAAGAGCGCCCTCGCACGGCCTGAGGTGGCGGCCTTCGTCAGGTTCTACATCGAGCGGACGAACTCCAGCCTCATAAGCGAGATAGGCTACGTGCCTGTGACCGACGAGGTGGTGAAGGAGAACCTCGCGAAGCTCGAAAAGGCCATCGCCGAGGTCTCGAAGAAGTAGTCACGCTGCGTACGAACGCCAACAGGGGCGGGTGCTGCCCGCCCCTATTGATATCCCCTTCGAAATACAGTAAGAGAGAAAGAAGCGTGCATGGTTGTGTGAGGTGATATGAGTGAGATGAACTCCCCTTCCCCCCCTCCCCACAGAACCGAGCGGTGGGTGCAGAGGGTGCTCCTCTTCATGGCGGGCATGTCCGTGCTCATCACCGCAGGGATCGTCCTGGTGCTGCTCGTCGATTCCCTCTCGTTCTTCAGAGAGGTCTCTCCCCTCCACTTTCTTACCTCCACGAGGTGGAGCCCGACCATCCAGCCCTACTCCTTCGGCGTCCTGCCGCTCCTCTCGGGCACCCTCGCCTTCACCCTGTGCACCGCCCTCATCGCCCTTCCCATCGGCCTGCTCACCGCGATCTTCCTGGCCGAATACGCGCCGGAGGGCCTCAGGGCCGTGCTCAAACCTGCCCTCGAGGTGCTCGCAGGCATCCCCACGGTGGTGTACGGGTACTTCGCCCTGGTCTATGTGACTCCCTTCCTCAAGACGTACCTCTTCCCCGAGATCTCCACGTTCAATACCTTGAGCGCATCGATTGTGGTGGCCATCATGATCATCCCCACGGTGAGCAGCATAAGCGAGGACGCGATGCGCGCCGTGCCCCGTTCGCTCAGGTATGCCGCCTATGCCCTGGGGACCACCAAGTTCCAGACCGTGAGGACCGTGGTACTCCCCTCGGCCCTCTCCGGCATCGTCTCGTCGTTCATCCTGGGGATCTCGCGGGTGATAGGGGAGACCATGGCCGTGACCATCGCGGCGGGCAACCTTTCCCGGATGGTGAATATCTTCGATCCTGCCGAGGCCTTCCTGAGGCCCATCCAGACCATGACCGCTGCAATGGTGGAGGTGGGGATAAGCGACGTGACGGGTGAGAGCATGGCCTACAAGAGCCTCTATGCGGTGGGGCTCGTGCTCTTCCTCTTCACGCTTGGGCTCAACCTCATCGCCGGCAGGATACGCAGGCGTTTCAGGGAGAAGTACCAATGAGAGAGACCACGGGGCGTGCTCCTCACACTCCCACGCTGTGGCACAGCGTGGGGGCTGAGCGGATCAAGGACAGGATCTTCCTTGGAGTGGCCTTCCTCGCCACGGTGTGGGGACTCCTCTCGCTCGCGGGGCTCCTGGTCTACGTGTTCTCGGATGCTATAGGGTGGCTCGACTGGCAGTTCCTCACGAGTCCGCCGTCGCGCTTCCCCGAGAAGGCGGGGGTGGGGCCGGTCCTCGCAGGCTCGTTCTACCTTATCGTCCTGGTGGGGGTTATGGTCTTCCCGTTCGGCGTGGGGGCTGCGATCTACCTGGAGGAATACGCCAGGGAGGGGAGGCTCACGCGCCTCATCGAGACGAACATCGCGAACCTGGCGGGGGTGCCCTCCATCGTGTACGG from Spirochaeta thermophila DSM 6192 includes these protein-coding regions:
- the rnhA gene encoding ribonuclease HI, which translates into the protein MIEVYTDGACKGNPGPGGWAYVVVRDGEGEGAFGGERMTTNNRMELLAVIKALERVDAGGRVRVYTDSEYVRRGITEWIDRWLANGWKTRDRRDVKNRDLWERLWRLAAEVELEWVWVQGHAGVGWNEVCDRMAHLAALKAGG
- a CDS encoding PstS family phosphate ABC transporter substrate-binding protein, producing MRRVLSLLAGIVLASGFVWAGGQGESGDLSGTIRIAGSSTVYPITVAMAEEFNRIQPGVQIAVQSTGTGGGFTNFFIPGKTEINDASRPIKESELEQVRAQGDDALEFQVAIDAVTVVVNPHADWVDDVTIEQLRHIWRPDDPAQKWSDVDPSWPDEPFELYGPTSASGTFDFFTEKVMGEEDLSRSDYQGTEEDNTIVQAVSGSKYALGYFGMAYYLENTNRVKALKVNGVAPSLETARTYEYPLSRPIFIYVRKSALARPEVAAFVRFYIERTNSSLISEIGYVPVTDEVVKENLAKLEKAIAEVSKK
- a CDS encoding SH3 domain-containing protein, which codes for MRGRVFLLACAALILFSGCREDRALPLEVPASPPLSEELRWAVVQDAYARLWDAPPPGGSVVGILRRGDMLEIVEEEGAWCRVVRGTEEGWVGEGHLLRYRIRLQAETASRRLIERF
- the uvrB gene encoding excinuclease ABC subunit UvrB — encoded protein: MSGFRVEAPFGPAGDQGKAIALLSEGVKKGYRYQTLKGVTGSGKTFTMAKIVEEVQLPTLVISHNKTLAAQLYREFKEFFPHNAVEYFVSYYDYYQPEAYVASKDLYIEKDASINEEIDRLRLSATASLMERPDVIVVATVSCIYGLGNPEHFREMRVRIDVGQHLDLGMLKQQLVSLQYERNDAVLTRGTFRVRGEVVDIYPAYLEHVYRVELDWDEVVSIKVVHPLTLEVLDERKSLFVYPAKHFVLPEEQIRSAIQGIREELEERYRELLSQNKLVEAQRLKARTEYDLEMLEEMGYCSGIENYSRHLSGRKPGQRPAVLLDYFPDRFLVFIDESHVTLPQLKAMYEGDRSRKLSLVEYGFRLPSALDNRPLRYEEFEAIVPQVIYVSATPEEEELSKSSQVVEQIIRPTGLLDPEVEVRPTEGQIDDLYAEIRKRVEKGQRVLVTTLTKKMAEDLTDYLQSLGLRVRYLHAEVETIERVELLRDLRAGEFDVLVGINLLREGLDLPEVALVAILDADKIGFLRSATSLIQIMGRAARNAEGKVIMYADRVTDAMREAIEETRRRRTIQEAYNREHGITPQTIQKSVRDILERKMKVKEEVERKEIEVLVHGYNILVPSERKKLIQRLEKEMLERAKNLEFEMAAVIRDEIARLKEMA
- a CDS encoding S1C family serine protease, which gives rise to MMRTFWTRTLVVIGAVGLFLFALGLGLGVGRSMGGRDASGQSEAVLPEIPVDTGAEALIPVAEGAGRYSEDELENIRVYETRNRGVVNITTETLAYNWFLEPVPQEGVTGSGSIIDARGYVLTNYHVVKGAYKVFISLADGSQYEGEVVGVDPENDLAVLKFDPRDKDLVVIPMGSSSDLKVGQKVLAIGNPFGLERTLTVGVVSALGRPVRTEDGLIIQDMIQTDTSINPGNSGGPLLDSRGYMIGINTMIYSPSGGSVGVGFAVPVDTAKRVVPELIAHGYVERGWIDIVPVQLFPALVRYADLSVSRGILVSKVEPGSPAAEAGLKGGSPDKAVRYGRSIIYLGGDIIVEVDGRAVGSLADLYAALEDNKPGETVEVKVVRDGKVVTLSIPLSKRPERFNWN
- a CDS encoding YifB family Mg chelatase-like AAA ATPase, whose protein sequence is MQVVSFLPWGYEGIVVRVEVDIRKGIPGVEVVGFAGTAVKEARERIRVALKNSGFSFPQKRVLINLAPAGLPKKGAWYDLAIALALLAASGQVEAAEGVVLVMGELRLSGEVLPVEGVLSSLIAARREGVRVAVVPAANVAEATVVKGVRVFGVGSLEEAVEVVEAGFPEDREEKGTGVGVEEEWEHDFSSFKGQTYLRRALEVAAAGGHHVFLFGPPGSGKTMGAYTFPSILPPLSEEERLEVLQVYSLAGELQNGSRRTYSNRRPFRAPHHSATVEGMVGGGKEVRPGEISLAHQGVLFMDEAPEFRASILQSLREPIETGRITLSRAGHSFWYPARFQLILAANPCPCGNLGREGAVCACSVQEIKRYWRKIGAPLLDRIDIRFPVSPESPEVLLSDRPEPSAAVRERVERAWAIQRERFAGREYSRNASMTPEEVETHCRLGDEEQRLLLKAVEQLSLSSRACASILKLARTIADLEGSERIQKDHLLEAVHYRRYGDMDFFWSEL
- the pstC gene encoding phosphate ABC transporter permease subunit PstC — protein: MSEMNSPSPPPHRTERWVQRVLLFMAGMSVLITAGIVLVLLVDSLSFFREVSPLHFLTSTRWSPTIQPYSFGVLPLLSGTLAFTLCTALIALPIGLLTAIFLAEYAPEGLRAVLKPALEVLAGIPTVVYGYFALVYVTPFLKTYLFPEISTFNTLSASIVVAIMIIPTVSSISEDAMRAVPRSLRYAAYALGTTKFQTVRTVVLPSALSGIVSSFILGISRVIGETMAVTIAAGNLSRMVNIFDPAEAFLRPIQTMTAAMVEVGISDVTGESMAYKSLYAVGLVLFLFTLGLNLIAGRIRRRFREKYQ
- a CDS encoding class I SAM-dependent methyltransferase, with the translated sequence MREFFDRIQGYYVERLKEFSRSPRERHLAVGWESREAQERRFRVLLDHVPLEGGSLLDVGCGLGDLYGFLKREGVACDYTGVDILPAMVEQARTSWPEGRFMVGDVCSEDLFPPHSFDVVYASGMFNLRVEDNYAFLGRALGVFRSLARRAVVCSMLSVKSPFPEPEYFYYEVDRVRRLAEAGPWRVEVMEHYMDNDLTLVCRKGGL